A single window of Polyodon spathula isolate WHYD16114869_AA chromosome 2, ASM1765450v1, whole genome shotgun sequence DNA harbors:
- the LOC121302614 gene encoding tumor necrosis factor alpha-induced protein 8 isoform X2, whose product MATDVFSSKSLAVQVQKKILGKMASKSIATILIDDTSSEVLDELYRVTREFTQNKKEAEKITKNLIKIIIKLAVLFRNNQFNQEELALMEKFKKKVHGLAMTVVSFHQVDFTFDRNVLSKLLNECRELLHQVINRHLTVKSHGRVNIVFDHFSNCEFLAVLYNPFGPYKPHLLKLCDGVNKMLDEGHI is encoded by the coding sequence TGGCCACAGATGTCTTCAGTTCCAAGAGCCTGGCAGTTCAGGTTCAGAAGAAGATACTGGGGAAAATGGCCTCCAAATCGATCGCTACAATACTGATAGACGACACCAGCAGTGAGGTCCTGGATGAGCTATACAGAGTAACCAGAGagttcacacaaaacaaaaaggaggcAGAGAAGATCACGAAAAACCTCATCAAGATAATCATTAAACTGGCCGTTCTCTTCAGGAACAACCAGTTCAACCAAGAAGAACTAGCACTCATGGAGAAGTTTAAGAAAAAAGTCCATGGGTTGGCCATGACTGTCGTCAGTTTCCACCAAGTTGATTTTACTTTTGACCGGAATGTTTTGTCCAAACTTTTGAATGAATGCAGGGAGTTGCTCCACCAGGTTATCAATCGCCATCTAACAGTAAAATCCCATGGACGAGTCAAtattgtctttgatcatttttcAAATTGCGAGTTTCTTGCTGTTTTGTACAACCCCTTTGGACCTTATAAACCCCATTTGCTGAAACTCTGTGATGGAGTCAACAAAATGCTAGACGAGGGGCACATTTGA
- the LOC121302614 gene encoding tumor necrosis factor alpha-induced protein 8 isoform X1, with protein sequence MGSESDESKEVATDVFSSKSLAVQVQKKILGKMASKSIATILIDDTSSEVLDELYRVTREFTQNKKEAEKITKNLIKIIIKLAVLFRNNQFNQEELALMEKFKKKVHGLAMTVVSFHQVDFTFDRNVLSKLLNECRELLHQVINRHLTVKSHGRVNIVFDHFSNCEFLAVLYNPFGPYKPHLLKLCDGVNKMLDEGHI encoded by the exons ATGGGCTCAGAATCTGATGAATCAAAAGAAG TGGCCACAGATGTCTTCAGTTCCAAGAGCCTGGCAGTTCAGGTTCAGAAGAAGATACTGGGGAAAATGGCCTCCAAATCGATCGCTACAATACTGATAGACGACACCAGCAGTGAGGTCCTGGATGAGCTATACAGAGTAACCAGAGagttcacacaaaacaaaaaggaggcAGAGAAGATCACGAAAAACCTCATCAAGATAATCATTAAACTGGCCGTTCTCTTCAGGAACAACCAGTTCAACCAAGAAGAACTAGCACTCATGGAGAAGTTTAAGAAAAAAGTCCATGGGTTGGCCATGACTGTCGTCAGTTTCCACCAAGTTGATTTTACTTTTGACCGGAATGTTTTGTCCAAACTTTTGAATGAATGCAGGGAGTTGCTCCACCAGGTTATCAATCGCCATCTAACAGTAAAATCCCATGGACGAGTCAAtattgtctttgatcatttttcAAATTGCGAGTTTCTTGCTGTTTTGTACAACCCCTTTGGACCTTATAAACCCCATTTGCTGAAACTCTGTGATGGAGTCAACAAAATGCTAGACGAGGGGCACATTTGA
- the LOC121302614 gene encoding tumor necrosis factor alpha-induced protein 8 isoform X3: MASKSIATILIDDTSSEVLDELYRVTREFTQNKKEAEKITKNLIKIIIKLAVLFRNNQFNQEELALMEKFKKKVHGLAMTVVSFHQVDFTFDRNVLSKLLNECRELLHQVINRHLTVKSHGRVNIVFDHFSNCEFLAVLYNPFGPYKPHLLKLCDGVNKMLDEGHI; this comes from the coding sequence ATGGCCTCCAAATCGATCGCTACAATACTGATAGACGACACCAGCAGTGAGGTCCTGGATGAGCTATACAGAGTAACCAGAGagttcacacaaaacaaaaaggaggcAGAGAAGATCACGAAAAACCTCATCAAGATAATCATTAAACTGGCCGTTCTCTTCAGGAACAACCAGTTCAACCAAGAAGAACTAGCACTCATGGAGAAGTTTAAGAAAAAAGTCCATGGGTTGGCCATGACTGTCGTCAGTTTCCACCAAGTTGATTTTACTTTTGACCGGAATGTTTTGTCCAAACTTTTGAATGAATGCAGGGAGTTGCTCCACCAGGTTATCAATCGCCATCTAACAGTAAAATCCCATGGACGAGTCAAtattgtctttgatcatttttcAAATTGCGAGTTTCTTGCTGTTTTGTACAACCCCTTTGGACCTTATAAACCCCATTTGCTGAAACTCTGTGATGGAGTCAACAAAATGCTAGACGAGGGGCACATTTGA